The Chamaesiphon minutus PCC 6605 DNA window CTTCAAAGAGCGTAGCAGGGGCTTGAGAGCGCGAATATCGCGACAGTTGCCTAAAGCCCAGACAATGCCCTTACGGACGTAACCATTCCAATCTCGATCGAGTTGAGAAATTAGCGGTTCGACAGCATCGGGGCTGGGATTGCGTCCTAACCCATAGGTAGCAGCAACTCTCACCAATGGGCAAGGATCGGCAAGCAAATCGATTAAATGTGGAATCGCTCTAGGCTCTTGAATCTCACAGAAAGCTCGCGCCGCCAACATTCGCTGAGCGGGAACTGCATGGGTAAGCAATCGCAACATTGCCTCTGGATCTGGCTGGAGCGGCTCTGGATTGGCATCTAATACTGCCAAAGTGTCTAGATTGTCCTCTAGACTATCTAGATCGACATCATCCTCTAGGAAGTTCGGATCTGCTTCGTAAACCATAATAAATACTCTAGCCTATGCCCATCACCAAAATCTAGTCCGAAGCTGTTATCTATCTACCTCGATCGCGACAGTTGAGGATCTATTGGCTGACAGTATTGAAGATCGAGCTATTATTGACTATCGATCGCATTATAGCAAAGTCAATGCAGCCAAAGCGATCGGCGATAACCGATTGGGTTTTTGATATTTAAGACTTGGGTCGTT harbors:
- a CDS encoding HEAT repeat domain-containing protein; the encoded protein is MVYEADPNFLEDDVDLDSLEDNLDTLAVLDANPEPLQPDPEAMLRLLTHAVPAQRMLAARAFCEIQEPRAIPHLIDLLADPCPLVRVAATYGLGRNPSPDAVEPLISQLDRDWNGYVRKGIVWALGNCRDIRALKPLLRSLKVEISAVRLWAASALGQAADLSYEAVIATIPPIIEALINDPLAAVRSNCAWSLGRLCRELPSNVVYATAIDALIQVLEEDADLGVRDDAKAALLKLGDPRGIQSIENLESESELPL